A single genomic interval of Streptomyces sp. BA2 harbors:
- a CDS encoding 2-hydroxyacid dehydrogenase — translation MEILAFGVQADEKPLIEKAFEAHHDVRCLDVFLTEDTAPIAAGYEIVSTSVNADLGNRVLQTLAAGGTQMIAQRSTGFNNIDLLVAERLGFTIARVSYYSPYSVAEFAWTLAMAVNRRIVRASNRTRDFDFRLDGLMGRDLRGRTVGVLGTGKIGEAFTRIAHGFGMKLLGWDVAQNPACVELGMKYVPKDELFAEADLISLHVPLLPATQHIIGADALRMMKDDAILVNSSRGGLIDTDALVSELRMGRFAGVGLDVYEAEAGLFFLDKSLEAIEDDTLARLVTFPNVVVTSHQAYYTVDAVGQIIDTTVQNVLDYKEGRRSENVLVPAAPAS, via the coding sequence ATGGAGATCCTGGCGTTCGGCGTGCAGGCCGATGAGAAGCCGCTGATCGAGAAGGCCTTCGAGGCGCACCACGACGTCCGCTGTCTGGACGTCTTCCTCACCGAGGACACCGCCCCCATCGCCGCCGGCTACGAGATCGTCTCCACCAGCGTCAACGCCGATCTCGGCAACCGTGTCCTGCAGACCCTCGCGGCGGGCGGGACGCAGATGATCGCCCAGCGTTCCACCGGGTTCAACAACATCGATCTCCTGGTCGCCGAGCGCCTCGGCTTCACCATCGCCCGCGTCTCGTACTACTCGCCGTACTCCGTCGCGGAGTTCGCCTGGACCCTCGCGATGGCCGTCAACCGCCGCATCGTCCGCGCCAGCAACCGAACCCGCGACTTCGACTTCAGGCTCGACGGACTCATGGGCCGGGATCTGCGGGGCCGCACGGTCGGCGTGCTCGGCACCGGGAAGATCGGCGAGGCGTTCACCCGCATCGCGCACGGCTTCGGGATGAAGCTGCTCGGCTGGGACGTCGCCCAGAACCCCGCGTGCGTCGAACTCGGCATGAAGTACGTCCCGAAGGACGAGCTCTTCGCGGAGGCCGACCTGATCAGCCTGCACGTCCCGCTGCTCCCCGCGACGCAGCACATCATCGGCGCCGACGCGCTGCGGATGATGAAGGACGACGCGATCCTGGTGAACTCCAGCCGCGGCGGCCTGATCGACACCGATGCCCTGGTCTCGGAGCTGCGGATGGGGCGCTTCGCGGGCGTCGGGCTCGACGTGTACGAGGCGGAGGCCGGACTCTTCTTCCTCGACAAGTCGCTGGAAGCCATCGAGGACGACACCCTGGCCCGCCTGGTGACGTTCCCGAACGTCGTGGTCACCTCGCACCAGGCGTACTACACCGTGGACGCGGTCGGCCAGATCATCGACACCACGGTGCAGAACGTCCTGGACTACAAGGAGGGCCGCCGCAGCGAGAACGTGCTGGTCCCGGCGGCCCCCGCCTCCTAG